The [Bacillus] selenitireducens MLS10 genome includes a region encoding these proteins:
- the glpA gene encoding anaerobic glycerol-3-phosphate dehydrogenase subunit GlpA, whose protein sequence is MKNMKTEAVVIGGGVTGAGVLRDLIMRGIPCILIEQKDLIHGTSSRNHGLLHSGARYAVRDEEAAIESYTENLILKKIAKGSVEESGGLFVKVPGDDDAYVKQWVEACARVGIPIEEISLETALKEEPYINPAAEAVFRVPDGAVDPFTLVIDTVEDAIMRGAELLRYHEVIDIHQTNGQVNGLTVQNRYNREQINISADFVINAAGPWGEKVANMAGVDMKLINNKGTLTVLNQRINRQVINRLRMPGDADIFVPARDVTIFGTTGVNVQSPDDFSLDKTEIGQMIDEGAALIPNIREIRTIRAFSGSRPLYQDEGTNDASGRNVTRGMALLDHEARDGLKGFITITGGKLTTFRYMAEKTVDLICEKRGSAETCSTHEEAMTERHQPVSSIQVHTAALKKTSDWSGRRQSQIEEYLKTARGRTVICECEQVTWAEIKAAMPDDQPFHLGDIRRRTRLGMGPCQGSYCHKRAAALAVEEGLVSPENAESALMEALSGRKKGMAVIEDTETDRQQEMMDAIYHISLGIPKGGHVHV, encoded by the coding sequence ATGAAGAACATGAAAACAGAAGCGGTTGTCATCGGTGGCGGTGTAACCGGAGCCGGAGTCCTCAGAGATCTGATTATGAGAGGTATTCCCTGCATCCTCATCGAACAGAAAGACTTGATTCATGGAACATCCTCAAGAAATCACGGGCTTCTTCACTCTGGTGCGAGATATGCCGTACGTGATGAAGAGGCGGCCATTGAAAGTTACACCGAAAATCTGATTCTGAAAAAAATCGCCAAAGGATCCGTGGAAGAAAGCGGCGGTTTATTTGTGAAAGTGCCGGGTGACGATGATGCCTACGTCAAACAGTGGGTGGAAGCCTGTGCACGGGTTGGAATACCGATTGAGGAAATCTCTCTCGAAACAGCATTGAAAGAGGAACCGTATATCAATCCTGCAGCTGAAGCGGTTTTCCGTGTACCGGATGGAGCAGTGGACCCCTTCACGCTGGTCATTGATACCGTTGAGGATGCCATCATGCGCGGAGCTGAACTTCTTCGCTATCATGAAGTGATCGATATTCATCAGACGAATGGGCAGGTAAACGGATTGACCGTTCAAAACCGCTACAATAGAGAACAGATCAATATTTCTGCAGATTTTGTCATTAACGCCGCAGGTCCATGGGGAGAAAAAGTTGCCAACATGGCGGGTGTTGATATGAAACTGATCAACAACAAAGGGACATTAACCGTCTTAAACCAGCGAATTAACCGTCAGGTAATCAACCGATTGCGAATGCCTGGAGATGCGGACATTTTTGTACCGGCACGCGACGTGACAATTTTTGGTACGACAGGAGTAAACGTTCAATCGCCTGATGATTTTTCTCTTGATAAAACAGAAATTGGACAAATGATCGATGAGGGAGCGGCCCTGATTCCAAATATACGTGAAATCCGGACGATACGAGCCTTCTCAGGAAGTCGGCCTTTGTATCAGGACGAGGGAACAAATGATGCGTCAGGACGAAACGTGACACGGGGAATGGCACTGCTTGATCATGAGGCAAGAGACGGCTTAAAAGGATTTATCACAATAACAGGCGGAAAACTGACGACCTTCCGTTACATGGCTGAAAAGACCGTGGATCTGATCTGCGAGAAGCGTGGATCCGCCGAAACCTGTTCCACACATGAAGAAGCGATGACGGAACGCCATCAGCCCGTATCCTCAATTCAAGTTCACACAGCCGCACTAAAGAAGACTTCAGACTGGTCAGGAAGGCGACAGTCTCAAATCGAGGAATATTTAAAGACCGCACGTGGACGAACCGTCATCTGTGAATGTGAACAGGTTACCTGGGCTGAGATCAAAGCTGCCATGCCCGATGACCAGCCCTTTCACCTTGGAGACATCAGGAGACGGACACGACTCGGTATGGGACCTTGCCAAGGATCATACTGTCATAAACGTGCTGCAGCACTGGCCGTTGAAGAAGGACTTGTGAGCCCGGAGAATGCGGAATCTGCATTGATGGAGGCTCTAAGCGGGCGTAAAAAAGGTATGGCCGTCATTGAAGATACAGAAACGGATCGTCAGCAGGAAATGATGGATGCCATTTATCATATTTCACTCGGCATCCCGAAAGGAGGGCACGTTCATGTATGA
- a CDS encoding anaerobic glycerol-3-phosphate dehydrogenase subunit C yields MQALYDTDFNPCLKCNACTVQCPVSAVTNDFGGPKHLGPELARFTSQQEFILDPAIDLCTLCGTCDVTCPEGVHVAELTASLKAVKAETEGTKFRDFVLSHAEYVGKAASAFAPVTNTVMKIRPARIIMEKVMGMEAERQFPLYRFNHFKKQYKKKTADTERKVAYFAGCYTTYNNPDIGNALVDVFSANGIEVAMPDQKCCGVPMFANGQMKQGKKNANYNVKSLLSYVDEGYDIVMSCTSCSMAVKKEYLHYLDTPEAHRLSESVYDANEYLRNLMDNGEFNNNLAPVGESAAYYAPCHMKGQSMGNPAMDVLEQIPDYLISDAGADCCGQCGTFGFKKEKYSYSMKMGGKMSEAIADLGRDQTVTECGMCKNQLDQLTDKETLHPLQILQKSYQTAGELAQANR; encoded by the coding sequence ATGCAAGCACTGTATGATACGGACTTTAACCCCTGTCTGAAATGTAATGCATGCACGGTCCAGTGTCCGGTTTCTGCAGTGACGAATGATTTTGGCGGACCGAAGCACCTCGGACCTGAACTGGCAAGATTTACATCTCAACAGGAGTTTATCCTCGACCCTGCCATTGATTTATGTACGCTCTGTGGCACTTGTGATGTCACATGTCCTGAAGGCGTGCACGTTGCAGAATTAACTGCATCCTTAAAAGCAGTTAAGGCAGAGACAGAGGGGACCAAGTTCAGGGATTTTGTACTCAGTCACGCCGAGTATGTCGGTAAAGCCGCGAGTGCCTTTGCACCGGTCACAAACACTGTCATGAAAATACGCCCTGCAAGAATCATCATGGAAAAAGTGATGGGTATGGAGGCGGAACGACAGTTTCCTCTATACCGATTCAATCACTTTAAGAAGCAATATAAAAAGAAAACGGCAGATACCGAACGGAAAGTGGCGTATTTTGCCGGCTGTTACACAACGTACAACAATCCCGATATTGGTAACGCCCTTGTTGATGTCTTCTCTGCAAACGGGATTGAAGTTGCCATGCCCGACCAGAAATGCTGTGGTGTTCCGATGTTTGCGAACGGCCAAATGAAACAGGGGAAAAAGAACGCGAATTACAATGTGAAATCTCTTCTCAGCTACGTGGATGAAGGATATGACATCGTCATGTCGTGTACAAGCTGCAGCATGGCTGTCAAAAAAGAATACCTTCACTACCTTGATACACCTGAAGCGCACAGGCTTTCCGAATCCGTCTATGACGCCAATGAATATTTGCGAAATTTGATGGATAATGGCGAATTTAATAATAACCTGGCTCCTGTTGGCGAATCTGCCGCCTATTACGCCCCTTGTCATATGAAAGGTCAAAGTATGGGGAATCCTGCTATGGATGTCCTTGAACAGATCCCTGATTATCTGATCAGTGATGCAGGGGCTGATTGTTGCGGACAGTGCGGGACATTCGGATTCAAAAAAGAGAAGTATTCATACTCCATGAAAATGGGTGGGAAAATGAGTGAAGCGATCGCTGATTTGGGAAGAGACCAGACTGTGACTGAATGCGGGATGTGTAAAAATCAGCTTGATCAGCTGACAGACAAAGAAACCCTCCATCCTCTGCAAATACTGCAAAAATCCTATCAGACCGCCGGTGAACTTGCACAGGCAAACCGCTGA
- a CDS encoding FAD-binding protein, producing the protein MYDAVITGQGLTGLLSAIYMRQKGYRTALVAKGTGKLLQSTGVMDFIPGQNADYSTWQMHLQQDLDHEEVQAAISRFLSLMEDVNLPYLGSTEQTLPFVTGAGYIKWTSLYPEAMKPVVSKGTVVIVGFEELTDFVPGYVKGNLLTERPSLTVHTTTISLQVEGARGVSQVDIAQMMDQPDQRKIIISKIKQAIQSLNLSSVDQVIMPSVLGLHKHQEVMKNVQQALKMSLTEAPGLPPNATAVRLYQSLKRFAVKSGVRMFENTAVQSFNLEGNTITSMNVQSGDRKHEIKGRAFISASGNGSLLNQVNGENEQRFNNYFDAGRLEASTPIPFGIIGGIYALTTSASSCDQLNAVLEGSVEHASTV; encoded by the coding sequence ATGTATGATGCAGTTATCACCGGACAGGGACTGACTGGTCTGTTAAGTGCCATTTACATGAGACAGAAAGGATACCGGACAGCGCTGGTGGCAAAAGGGACAGGAAAACTGCTTCAATCCACGGGAGTAATGGACTTTATTCCCGGCCAGAATGCAGACTACTCCACATGGCAAATGCATTTGCAGCAAGACTTGGACCACGAAGAGGTGCAGGCAGCCATTTCACGTTTTCTCTCTCTTATGGAAGACGTCAACCTGCCTTATCTGGGATCAACCGAACAGACACTGCCGTTTGTTACGGGAGCCGGATATATCAAGTGGACTTCTCTCTATCCGGAGGCCATGAAGCCTGTTGTATCAAAGGGAACCGTGGTCATTGTCGGATTCGAAGAGTTAACGGATTTTGTACCGGGCTATGTAAAAGGAAACCTTCTGACGGAAAGACCTTCACTCACTGTTCATACAACAACTATTTCCCTGCAAGTGGAAGGTGCTCGCGGAGTGTCGCAAGTGGATATTGCACAAATGATGGACCAGCCTGATCAAAGAAAGATCATCATCTCGAAAATAAAGCAAGCCATCCAATCTCTGAATCTCTCTTCAGTCGATCAGGTTATTATGCCTTCTGTTCTTGGACTTCATAAACACCAAGAGGTGATGAAGAACGTACAGCAAGCACTGAAAATGAGTCTAACAGAAGCACCGGGCCTTCCTCCGAACGCTACGGCTGTGAGACTGTATCAGTCTTTAAAACGATTCGCCGTAAAATCCGGTGTCAGAATGTTCGAGAATACGGCTGTACAATCCTTCAACCTTGAGGGGAACACCATCACTTCCATGAATGTTCAATCCGGCGATCGAAAACACGAAATAAAAGGTCGCGCATTCATCAGCGCATCCGGAAACGGATCGCTGCTCAATCAGGTGAATGGTGAAAATGAACAGCGATTTAACAATTATTTTGATGCAGGCCGCCTCGAAGCATCAACGCCGATACCCTTTGGAATTATTGGCGGCATCTATGCATTGACAACAAGCGCCTCATCCTGCGATCAACTGAATGCGGTATTAGAAGGGAGTGTTGAACATGCAAGCACTGTATGA
- a CDS encoding amidase has protein sequence MKSSEYAHMDAVELVTHLRENEVTVNEVVDKAYARINGLHAALNAVVSLRQPHQIREDAEQNGPFAGVPFLLKDMGQALKGERLTSGSYALRNNRSITSAEYTNRILRAGFIPMGHTNVPEFSLLAVTEPMMYGPTKNPWDLTVTPGGSSGGSAAAVASGMVPVAGANDGGGSIRIPASYCGLVGLKPTRGRTPVGPGTGRNWQGASQEGVLTKTVRDTALVLDQISGPEETQAFRAPEFNGRYHDVIRTPLKRALRIAVCTDSPIGGQVDTTIRESVWNAAKWLEKEGHHAEEVSLPVDGHAVAKSYMTMYFGETAATITKIGRERGQAVQRQEVEPVTWLLHLIGQTVTAEEFVTRLRFWDEAAIEMANFHQSYDLFMTPVTAMGPAKIGELAISKKEEKLIEWVSRLRAQKLLTRFDLIDEMIHDSLERTPFTQLANLTGQPAISLPIARSEGGLPAGIQFTAPRGREDLLLQTAAMFEQSEHWQDIYENPFMRLQV, from the coding sequence ATGAAAAGCAGCGAATATGCGCACATGGATGCTGTTGAACTGGTAACTCATCTTAGAGAGAACGAGGTAACGGTTAACGAGGTCGTCGATAAGGCCTATGCACGAATAAACGGTTTGCATGCGGCACTGAATGCCGTTGTCTCATTACGTCAACCCCATCAGATCAGGGAGGATGCCGAACAAAATGGTCCATTCGCAGGTGTACCGTTTTTATTAAAAGACATGGGACAGGCGCTTAAAGGGGAACGCCTCACCTCGGGTTCATATGCGCTCAGAAATAACAGAAGCATAACCAGTGCTGAATATACCAACCGTATCCTGAGGGCAGGATTTATTCCGATGGGACACACAAACGTTCCGGAGTTTTCGCTTCTCGCTGTCACGGAACCGATGATGTACGGGCCGACGAAAAACCCCTGGGACCTGACAGTAACCCCTGGCGGAAGCAGCGGAGGTTCTGCTGCAGCCGTTGCTTCTGGAATGGTGCCGGTTGCAGGCGCAAATGATGGAGGAGGATCCATCCGTATTCCTGCTTCCTATTGCGGATTGGTCGGGTTGAAACCAACCCGGGGACGAACGCCTGTCGGACCGGGAACCGGACGAAATTGGCAAGGAGCCTCTCAAGAAGGGGTTCTCACCAAAACCGTAAGAGACACAGCGCTTGTTTTGGATCAAATCTCGGGACCGGAAGAGACTCAGGCTTTTCGGGCACCTGAATTCAACGGAAGATACCATGACGTCATTCGCACACCTTTAAAGAGAGCGTTGCGTATTGCAGTCTGTACAGATTCACCGATTGGCGGTCAAGTGGACACCACTATCAGAGAAAGTGTTTGGAATGCAGCAAAATGGCTTGAGAAGGAGGGCCATCATGCGGAAGAAGTGTCTCTGCCTGTTGACGGTCATGCAGTTGCAAAAAGTTATATGACGATGTATTTTGGAGAAACCGCTGCGACGATTACTAAAATCGGCAGAGAGAGAGGCCAGGCTGTCCAACGCCAGGAAGTTGAGCCGGTGACATGGCTGTTACATTTAATTGGACAAACTGTCACTGCAGAAGAATTTGTAACGAGATTGCGTTTTTGGGATGAAGCAGCAATCGAAATGGCAAATTTCCATCAATCCTATGATCTTTTTATGACACCTGTTACAGCAATGGGGCCTGCCAAAATCGGGGAATTGGCGATCAGTAAAAAAGAAGAAAAACTGATCGAGTGGGTAAGCCGGTTAAGAGCACAAAAGCTTTTGACCCGGTTTGATCTGATTGATGAAATGATCCATGACAGCCTTGAGCGCACGCCGTTCACCCAACTTGCAAACCTCACAGGTCAACCCGCCATTTCATTACCGATTGCCAGATCAGAAGGGGGACTCCCTGCGGGCATTCAATTTACTGCCCCGCGTGGCCGGGAAGATCTATTGCTGCAGACAGCTGCCATGTTTGAGCAATCCGAACATTGGCAGGACATCTATGAGAATCCATTCATGCGATTACAAGTATAG
- a CDS encoding Na/Pi cotransporter family protein: MQTAGLILGGIGLFLFGMQLMTESLKEIAGERLKNLLAKFTGGVVRSIFSGAFVTALIQSSSATTFMTIGFVSAGLLTFSQSAGVIIGANLGSTSTGWIVSVIGFQINMTLLAMPLIGGGVLINVLTRQRYKAPLFAAIGFGFLFLGIDTLQSGMSGFADGFDLSSWTGDGGLWMILLIAVGILMTVVMQSSSAAVVTTITALHTGTIDFYQAALLVIGQNVGTTVKALIASIGASTPARQTAAAHILFNLLTGAIAFLSLNIMVDVVLYASAWAGITEVSIQLALFHTLFNITGVVVILFIYPWFLKLVKSIVRDSDEQDTYTKYLDASVAEIGPVATEAVNRALHAIVKDSASLTAQVVESGEFTSNHRVEIGRIRKGLTSAEQFLSDLSSSEPPAGEEEYQRRLALIHVIDHTKRLLNNLHLSNERYQGVSQADPFTDLKRSLIENAKAVSSMESVYINEIIEETEANALYLAEQRKELRKVLIEKAAGEEKRVEEGLDMIQGIQWLDRVQYHLWRAVHHLTSINS, translated from the coding sequence ATGCAGACTGCAGGGTTGATCCTGGGAGGAATCGGGCTTTTTTTGTTTGGTATGCAGCTGATGACAGAGAGCTTAAAAGAAATCGCCGGAGAACGTTTAAAAAACCTTCTTGCAAAATTCACTGGAGGTGTTGTCAGATCCATTTTTTCCGGAGCTTTTGTTACTGCTTTGATCCAGTCATCAAGCGCAACAACATTTATGACGATTGGATTCGTCAGTGCCGGGCTGTTGACATTCAGTCAATCTGCGGGAGTCATTATCGGTGCCAATCTTGGTAGTACGAGTACCGGATGGATCGTATCTGTTATCGGATTTCAGATCAATATGACATTACTTGCCATGCCGCTGATTGGCGGCGGGGTCCTGATCAATGTGCTGACCAGACAGCGATATAAAGCACCGTTGTTTGCCGCAATTGGATTCGGTTTTTTATTTCTCGGTATCGATACATTACAATCAGGGATGAGCGGATTTGCTGATGGATTTGATTTAAGCAGCTGGACAGGTGATGGAGGTCTTTGGATGATCCTGTTAATCGCTGTCGGTATCCTGATGACGGTCGTGATGCAGTCTTCAAGTGCGGCGGTTGTGACTACCATTACGGCACTGCATACCGGTACAATTGACTTTTATCAGGCAGCACTGCTTGTAATCGGACAAAATGTCGGCACAACAGTAAAAGCACTGATAGCATCAATTGGTGCTTCAACACCTGCGAGACAGACTGCCGCTGCTCATATTCTCTTTAATCTCCTGACCGGTGCCATCGCGTTTCTTTCCTTGAATATCATGGTGGACGTGGTTTTGTATGCATCTGCGTGGGCAGGCATAACGGAAGTGTCTATTCAGCTTGCGCTATTCCATACGCTTTTTAATATTACCGGCGTAGTGGTCATCTTATTCATTTACCCATGGTTTTTGAAGCTCGTTAAATCGATTGTCCGAGATTCAGACGAACAGGATACCTATACAAAATATCTGGACGCAAGCGTGGCAGAAATCGGACCTGTTGCCACTGAAGCCGTTAACAGAGCACTTCATGCGATCGTAAAAGACAGTGCTTCTCTCACGGCACAGGTGGTCGAGTCTGGTGAATTCACTTCAAATCACAGGGTGGAAATTGGACGTATACGTAAGGGCCTCACTTCAGCAGAACAATTTCTGTCTGATTTATCAAGTTCCGAGCCTCCTGCAGGGGAAGAGGAGTATCAACGAAGACTTGCGCTGATTCATGTGATCGATCATACGAAGCGGTTGTTAAACAACCTTCATCTCAGTAATGAGCGTTATCAGGGTGTCTCACAAGCAGATCCATTCACGGACTTGAAGCGAAGTCTGATTGAAAATGCCAAAGCTGTTTCAAGCATGGAATCTGTATACATCAATGAGATTATTGAAGAGACTGAAGCAAACGCTCTTTATCTTGCTGAACAGCGTAAAGAGTTACGCAAAGTCCTGATTGAAAAAGCTGCAGGAGAAGAAAAGCGGGTCGAGGAGGGCCTTGACATGATCCAGGGAATTCAGTGGCTTGATCGTGTGCAATATCATTTATGGAGAGCTGTACACCATTTGACGTCCATTAATAGCTAA
- a CDS encoding flagellar basal body-associated FliL family protein — protein MAESDEQAEKKGSDKGKKKTRVWTIVVPITAVTIVAGLFFIFFGGENFLASDDVRDRTYSTEERIYMMGDGNIARGTFAIELSDPRDRQSLINGRKVIDWIISNAISDFDLSSISGKSGREALEARIEDGIREQFPSMHVEKVYITSFVIS, from the coding sequence ATGGCAGAATCCGATGAACAAGCAGAAAAAAAGGGATCAGACAAGGGAAAGAAAAAAACAAGAGTGTGGACGATTGTCGTACCAATCACAGCTGTAACAATCGTTGCCGGCCTGTTTTTCATTTTCTTTGGTGGTGAGAATTTTCTGGCTTCGGATGATGTCAGGGACCGCACATACAGTACAGAAGAAAGAATTTATATGATGGGTGACGGCAATATCGCGAGAGGCACATTTGCCATTGAACTATCTGATCCGAGAGACAGACAATCTCTCATCAACGGCAGAAAAGTGATAGATTGGATCATCTCGAATGCCATATCCGATTTCGATCTTTCGAGCATCAGTGGTAAATCAGGCAGAGAAGCACTAGAAGCGCGAATTGAGGATGGGATCAGAGAGCAATTTCCTTCAATGCATGTGGAAAAAGTATATATCACCAGTTTTGTTATTTCATAA
- a CDS encoding Gfo/Idh/MocA family protein: protein MNVTDKKVKYGILSTAKIAETQLVPALKDAKNAELYAVASQSGKEQAAATRWGAPFHYDNYRTLLKDPDIDAVYIPLPNSLHQQWAIEAMKNGKHVLLEKPAALKSDDIIAISAAAKEFKVQWMEAFMYQFHPQHVYVKQLLKDHKIGEVKRFRSHFSFLLDLESDNIRLKKSLGGGALMDIGCYSVHAARDLLQEEPIKVFSNARKLSNDSVDISSSSILTFEHVDAVIDCSFAEPPSNTYEIIGTEGSISVPHAFRPDASPDGGKGRVIVKDRSGSVVEDVFFEGNAYQLQVEHFSDCILNHKEPIYNGEQSYNNMRIIEALYQSQG, encoded by the coding sequence ATGAATGTGACAGACAAAAAAGTCAAATACGGGATTTTGAGCACCGCTAAAATTGCAGAAACACAGCTCGTGCCCGCATTAAAGGATGCCAAGAATGCCGAGCTTTATGCTGTTGCCAGTCAAAGCGGGAAAGAACAGGCTGCCGCAACACGATGGGGTGCTCCCTTTCATTACGACAACTACAGGACGCTTTTAAAAGATCCGGATATAGATGCTGTCTATATTCCTCTTCCCAATTCCCTGCACCAGCAGTGGGCAATAGAGGCTATGAAAAATGGAAAGCACGTGCTGTTGGAGAAGCCTGCGGCATTAAAAAGTGACGATATCATTGCGATCAGTGCCGCTGCAAAAGAATTTAAGGTTCAGTGGATGGAAGCATTCATGTATCAGTTCCACCCGCAACACGTCTATGTGAAACAGCTTTTGAAGGACCATAAAATTGGAGAGGTGAAGCGTTTCAGATCCCACTTCAGTTTTCTGTTGGATCTTGAATCCGATAATATCCGTCTGAAAAAATCCCTGGGCGGCGGTGCCTTGATGGATATCGGCTGTTACAGTGTGCACGCTGCCAGGGACCTTCTTCAAGAAGAGCCAATAAAAGTTTTTTCCAATGCAAGGAAACTGTCGAACGACAGTGTGGATATTTCGTCAAGTTCAATCTTGACCTTTGAACATGTTGATGCTGTCATTGATTGCAGTTTCGCCGAACCGCCTTCAAATACGTATGAAATCATAGGGACGGAAGGAAGTATATCTGTTCCACATGCATTTCGTCCGGATGCAAGTCCGGATGGCGGGAAAGGACGAGTCATTGTCAAAGACAGATCCGGTTCAGTCGTTGAAGACGTCTTTTTTGAAGGGAATGCCTATCAGCTGCAGGTGGAGCATTTTTCTGACTGTATCTTAAACCATAAAGAGCCTATTTATAATGGTGAACAGTCTTATAATAATATGCGCATCATTGAAGCCCTTTACCAATCTCAAGGTTAA
- the pfkA gene encoding 6-phosphofructokinase gives MNKIAVLTSGGDAPGMNAAIRAVVSASHYHGIEVYGVYRGYKGLMDGSIQPLTTESVAGVIHKGGTILKSARSEEFKQPENRQKGIDQLRSLGIKGLVVIGGDGSFIGAQKLAEEGIATIALPGTIDNDLAYTDETIGFDTAVNTVLDAITKIRDTSFSHEKPTIIEVMGRYCGDIALYAGIAGGAGTIIIPEEKGTKDQMIEQIRQGHEKGSLDHIIMLAEGVQSASSLQSELKEKYGISSRISVLGFIQRGGDPTSRDRILASRMGVEAVELLKNGHSGRAVGIRNNQIYHLSISHALKKEKTIDQSMYHLTNLLSL, from the coding sequence ATGAACAAAATTGCTGTTTTAACAAGCGGTGGTGATGCACCCGGGATGAACGCAGCGATTCGAGCTGTAGTCAGTGCCTCTCACTATCATGGTATCGAAGTATATGGTGTTTATCGCGGTTACAAAGGATTGATGGATGGGAGCATCCAGCCATTGACGACGGAATCGGTGGCCGGGGTGATCCACAAAGGAGGAACCATTCTCAAATCAGCAAGGTCAGAGGAATTCAAACAACCTGAAAACCGGCAAAAAGGCATTGATCAGCTCCGTTCTCTGGGGATCAAAGGACTCGTAGTGATTGGTGGAGACGGCTCGTTTATCGGTGCACAAAAATTGGCTGAAGAAGGCATTGCCACTATTGCCCTTCCTGGCACCATTGATAATGACCTTGCCTATACGGACGAAACAATCGGTTTTGATACGGCTGTCAATACGGTACTCGATGCGATCACCAAAATCCGTGACACCTCCTTTTCCCATGAAAAACCAACCATCATTGAAGTTATGGGACGCTATTGCGGTGATATCGCATTGTATGCAGGGATTGCCGGTGGTGCAGGTACAATTATTATCCCTGAAGAAAAGGGTACGAAAGATCAGATGATTGAACAGATCAGACAGGGACATGAAAAGGGCAGTCTTGATCATATCATTATGCTTGCCGAAGGGGTTCAGAGCGCCTCTTCCCTGCAAAGCGAATTAAAAGAAAAATACGGGATCAGTAGCAGAATCAGCGTTCTCGGTTTCATTCAGCGCGGCGGAGACCCTACATCCCGTGATCGCATTCTTGCGAGTCGCATGGGCGTGGAAGCGGTTGAGCTATTGAAAAACGGTCATTCAGGAAGAGCGGTCGGGATTCGGAATAATCAGATTTACCACCTTTCAATCAGCCATGCGTTAAAGAAAGAGAAAACGATTGATCAGTCTATGTATCATTTGACCAATTTGTTATCTTTATAG
- a CDS encoding OsmC family protein: MKTTTTWTGKMGFLGKNPSRHEVKMDGPATIGGEDNGSRPTELLLQAVAGCTAIDIISILRKMRIEPERFETEVEGTRAEEHPKKFTHIHIHYILDGDIPEKKLARAIKLSKDEYCSVSHTLNADITASYTLNGQKGEMDV, encoded by the coding sequence ATGAAAACAACCACAACATGGACAGGAAAAATGGGCTTTTTAGGGAAAAACCCTTCAAGGCATGAAGTGAAGATGGACGGACCGGCAACCATTGGAGGAGAAGACAATGGATCGCGACCGACAGAACTTCTTCTTCAGGCAGTCGCAGGTTGCACGGCGATCGATATTATCTCTATTTTACGCAAGATGAGAATTGAACCCGAGCGGTTTGAAACGGAAGTGGAAGGCACACGTGCGGAAGAACATCCAAAGAAATTCACGCACATTCACATTCATTACATTTTAGATGGTGACATTCCGGAGAAGAAACTCGCCCGGGCAATTAAACTGTCCAAAGATGAGTACTGTTCAGTCTCACACACGCTCAACGCCGACATCACAGCGAGCTATACGCTAAACGGACAGAAAGGTGAAATGGACGTGTAA